One stretch of Natronobacterium gregoryi SP2 DNA includes these proteins:
- a CDS encoding cryptochrome/photolyase family protein, producing MLLHWHRRDLRTRDNRSLARAASTDEPVVSLFVFDPGVLEHASPIRVACLLEALDGLRSWYRDHGSDLLVARGDPSDSLPRIAAEYDVDTVTWNENYSGLARERDRAVTAALEDASVSPETTHDAILHEPGSITPNQGEHYSVFSYFWKKWRDREKETPFEAPGGDDLAAVTGDALPSLSDLGFDEPEATPPTVTQQAARERVASFCSGPIYRYDERRDYPAAGATSRLSVHYKWGTIGPREVYAATERAAERAETDDDRDGVTAFQRQLAFREFYAHVLSFNPEIVTENFSGYDHEIEWRNDPDEFDAWKNGETGYPIVDAGMRQLRAEGWVHNRVRMIVAAFLTKDLLIDWRKGYDWYRRQLADHDTANDVGGWQWAASTGMDAQPYFRVFNPTKQCREYDPDGEYVRRYVPELEDASTDEIHDWPTLTDEQRAAAAADYPAPIVDHGRRRELAIETFERARGDEN from the coding sequence ATGCTCCTTCATTGGCATCGCCGAGACCTGCGAACGCGGGACAACCGCAGCCTCGCACGTGCCGCGTCGACCGACGAACCTGTCGTTTCCCTATTTGTCTTCGATCCGGGCGTCCTCGAGCACGCATCACCCATCCGGGTCGCGTGTCTGCTCGAGGCACTGGACGGGCTCCGGTCGTGGTATCGTGACCACGGAAGCGACCTACTGGTCGCACGGGGGGACCCGAGCGACAGTCTGCCTCGCATCGCCGCCGAGTACGACGTCGACACCGTCACTTGGAACGAGAATTACAGTGGACTCGCGCGGGAACGCGATCGGGCAGTTACCGCAGCACTCGAGGATGCAAGCGTCAGCCCGGAGACGACACACGATGCGATCCTCCACGAGCCCGGATCGATCACGCCAAACCAGGGCGAGCACTACTCCGTGTTCTCGTACTTCTGGAAGAAGTGGCGCGATCGAGAGAAAGAGACGCCGTTCGAGGCCCCGGGTGGGGATGATCTGGCCGCCGTCACCGGCGATGCGCTCCCGTCGCTTTCCGATCTGGGGTTCGACGAACCCGAAGCGACGCCGCCGACGGTCACCCAGCAGGCGGCACGCGAGCGCGTCGCGTCGTTCTGTTCGGGACCGATCTATCGCTACGACGAGAGGCGGGACTACCCCGCAGCAGGTGCGACGTCGCGGCTCTCGGTTCACTACAAGTGGGGGACGATCGGCCCACGAGAGGTGTATGCGGCGACCGAACGTGCAGCCGAGCGCGCCGAGACTGACGACGACCGCGACGGCGTGACCGCCTTCCAGCGGCAACTCGCGTTCCGGGAATTCTACGCTCACGTACTGTCGTTCAATCCGGAGATCGTTACCGAAAACTTCAGTGGGTACGATCACGAGATCGAGTGGCGAAACGATCCCGACGAGTTCGACGCCTGGAAAAACGGCGAGACGGGGTACCCGATCGTCGACGCCGGAATGCGCCAGCTCCGAGCGGAAGGCTGGGTTCACAACCGCGTCCGGATGATCGTCGCTGCGTTCCTGACGAAAGACCTGCTAATCGACTGGCGAAAGGGCTACGACTGGTACCGCCGACAACTCGCCGATCACGACACGGCAAACGACGTCGGCGGCTGGCAATGGGCTGCCTCGACGGGCATGGACGCCCAGCCCTACTTCCGAGTGTTCAACCCCACGAAACAGTGCCGAGAGTACGACCCAGACGGAGAGTATGTCCGCCGCTACGTGCCCGAACTCGAAGACGCGAGTACCGACGAGATACACGACTGGCCGACGCTTACAGACGAGCAGCGAGCGGCGGCTGCGGCCGACTATCCGGCCCCGATTGTCGACCACGGCCGGCGCAGAGAGCTGGCGATCGAGACGTTCGAGCGCGCACGCGGCGACGAGAACTGA
- a CDS encoding PH domain-containing protein, whose amino-acid sequence MESLNTRIRYLWIAQWVILAAVFGIALAAVDQWIVPVPTAVLGGVVAFAVLLGAAYAIRLYQVWQFELQSDALYLERGVITFVETAVPFVRVQHVDTQFGPIERALGLSSVVVYTAGSRNADVRIPGLTPDRARELQDTLRDLAVESETEDAV is encoded by the coding sequence ATGGAATCGCTCAATACTCGCATTCGCTATCTCTGGATCGCCCAGTGGGTGATCCTCGCGGCCGTCTTCGGGATCGCCCTCGCGGCTGTCGATCAGTGGATCGTTCCGGTTCCGACGGCGGTGCTCGGGGGGGTAGTCGCGTTTGCGGTTCTCCTAGGGGCCGCCTACGCGATTCGGCTCTATCAGGTCTGGCAGTTCGAACTCCAGTCCGACGCCCTCTATCTCGAACGGGGGGTCATCACGTTCGTCGAGACTGCCGTCCCGTTCGTCCGCGTCCAGCACGTCGACACGCAGTTCGGCCCGATCGAACGGGCACTCGGCCTCTCGAGCGTCGTCGTCTATACGGCCGGATCACGAAACGCGGATGTCAGGATTCCGGGACTGACTCCCGACAGAGCACGCGAGCTTCAAGATACGCTACGCGATCTCGCTGTCGAGAGCGAGACCGAAGACGCAGTCTAG
- a CDS encoding PH domain-containing protein: MNRLHPLSAVTYAVQYGFLWLWLPVFLVLVLSGVFDPVSPAWFPVAAPIGFLFGTLYGVVYYYRFGYAVTTDTVDVSSGVVARRSREIPYGRIQNVDIRQSVFQRLLELATVSIETAGGGTTEATLYFVSEEEANRLQREIRRRTAEAKGRRRERTRQRRQSADSATASDEPTEDAAVDADAERAGDDAPSPSVDDETGEREPPADPEQTFEPDSPTYSRKQRLFDLAPRELLLYSFTSFRPAAVAAVLFVFFLATESILEFFVAASQPFGGPADLDTGNTGSYGILTIVSAIISVLVTYLLSVAYTFATYYDFQLGRVGDDFVYERGLLQRYSGSIPAEKVQSVTVTDNPVQRLIEYAGLWVETAGYGPESNGGSQSAVPLAQQGRVYTFTENLTDVETPTFRSPPPVARRRYLVRYSLVAAAFVAVAFGVAYTTPLENWYFAAVVFLAVPLAAHLRYVHIAYYVGEDHIVIRSGFWRRRTTVVPYYRVQTVSVRRSIFQRRLGIASVVVDTASSRSFFWSSTTIYDIDLEDARAVQRTSRKRLQSSLRERAEADDIGISVDFT, from the coding sequence ATGAACCGGCTCCACCCACTCAGTGCAGTCACGTACGCCGTTCAGTACGGATTTCTCTGGCTCTGGCTACCGGTCTTTCTCGTCCTCGTCCTCTCCGGTGTCTTCGACCCGGTGAGTCCGGCATGGTTCCCCGTCGCCGCACCGATCGGTTTCCTCTTTGGCACGCTCTACGGCGTCGTCTACTACTACCGGTTTGGCTACGCAGTCACTACCGACACCGTCGACGTCTCCTCCGGCGTCGTCGCACGGCGCTCTCGAGAGATTCCGTACGGTCGGATCCAGAACGTCGACATCCGACAGAGCGTCTTCCAGCGACTCCTGGAACTTGCGACCGTCTCGATCGAAACGGCAGGTGGCGGCACCACCGAAGCGACTCTGTACTTCGTCAGCGAAGAAGAAGCGAATCGACTCCAGCGAGAGATTCGCCGTCGCACAGCCGAGGCGAAGGGCCGACGACGAGAGCGCACACGCCAGCGACGGCAGTCTGCCGATTCCGCGACAGCGTCCGACGAACCGACCGAAGATGCTGCAGTCGACGCTGACGCCGAACGTGCCGGTGACGACGCCCCCTCCCCGTCAGTGGACGACGAAACCGGCGAACGAGAACCACCGGCGGACCCGGAGCAGACCTTCGAACCAGACTCGCCGACCTATTCCCGGAAACAGCGCCTGTTCGACCTCGCGCCACGGGAACTGCTCCTGTACTCGTTTACGTCCTTCCGTCCGGCGGCCGTCGCTGCAGTCCTATTCGTCTTTTTCCTCGCAACGGAGTCGATTCTCGAGTTCTTCGTCGCCGCCTCCCAGCCGTTTGGCGGACCAGCCGATCTCGACACCGGAAACACGGGTAGTTACGGGATCTTGACTATCGTCTCGGCGATCATCAGTGTTCTCGTCACCTATCTACTCAGCGTCGCCTACACGTTCGCAACCTACTACGACTTCCAGCTCGGTCGGGTCGGCGACGACTTCGTCTATGAACGAGGACTTCTCCAGCGATACAGCGGGTCTATTCCGGCCGAGAAAGTCCAGTCGGTGACGGTGACCGACAATCCCGTCCAGCGGCTGATCGAGTACGCCGGTCTCTGGGTGGAAACCGCTGGCTACGGTCCCGAGAGCAACGGCGGGAGTCAGTCAGCCGTGCCGCTGGCCCAGCAGGGCCGCGTCTACACGTTCACCGAGAACCTCACCGACGTCGAGACGCCGACGTTCCGTAGCCCGCCACCGGTCGCCCGCCGACGGTACCTGGTTCGCTACTCGCTCGTCGCAGCTGCCTTTGTCGCGGTCGCCTTCGGCGTGGCCTACACGACACCGCTCGAGAACTGGTACTTCGCCGCCGTCGTCTTCCTGGCGGTGCCGCTTGCGGCTCACCTTCGGTACGTTCACATCGCCTACTACGTCGGCGAGGACCACATCGTGATCCGAAGCGGTTTCTGGCGGCGGCGAACGACTGTCGTCCCGTACTACCGTGTCCAGACGGTCTCGGTCCGCCGGTCGATCTTCCAGCGACGACTCGGCATCGCGTCGGTCGTCGTCGATACGGCCAGTTCCCGTTCGTTCTTCTGGTCGTCGACGACGATCTACGACATCGACCTCGAGGACGCACGCGCCGTCCAACGCACGAGCCGGAAACGGCTGCAGTCCTCACTGCGGGAACGTGCGGAGGCCGACGACATCGGCATATCGGTCGATTTCACCTGA
- a CDS encoding class II fumarate hydratase gives MGDEYRIEEDSLGEMEVPADAYWGAQTQRAIGNFPISGITFGRRFVRALGVVKKAAAQANRDLGLVEDDVAEAIVEAADEVIAGEHDDQFPVDVFQTGSGTSSNMNANEVIANRAAEIVGAEIGDRVVHPNDHVNYGQSSNDVVPTAMHVASLEALEKDVIPALDTLRESLEQKEEEFDDVVKTGRTHLQDATPVTLGQEFGGYRTQIAKGLDRVDKVRDHLAELALGGTATGTGLNTHPEFPGRAAEYITKETGVQFREADDHFEAQAAHDAMSEAHGALRVVAGSLNKIANDLRLLASGPRNGLGELEQPENQPGSSIMPGKINPVVAEAVNQVHKQIVGNDAAVSAGAAEGQIDLNLYKPVLAHNFLESAELLANSSQVFAERFVDPLEANREHCETQVEQSMALATSLNVHIGYDKASEVAKTALKEDKTVREVVLEKGYLDEAEADEVLDPEKMTDRGILGQDE, from the coding sequence ATGGGAGACGAATACCGAATCGAAGAGGATAGCCTCGGCGAGATGGAGGTCCCAGCCGACGCCTACTGGGGGGCCCAGACCCAGCGTGCGATCGGGAACTTCCCCATCTCGGGGATCACGTTCGGGCGACGGTTCGTCCGTGCACTCGGTGTCGTCAAGAAAGCCGCTGCACAGGCAAACCGCGACCTCGGACTGGTCGAGGACGACGTTGCAGAGGCGATCGTCGAAGCCGCCGACGAAGTCATCGCCGGCGAACACGACGACCAGTTTCCGGTAGACGTCTTCCAGACCGGTTCCGGAACGTCGTCGAACATGAACGCCAACGAAGTCATCGCCAACCGTGCTGCCGAGATCGTGGGCGCGGAGATCGGTGACCGGGTCGTCCACCCCAACGACCACGTCAACTACGGCCAGTCCTCGAACGACGTCGTTCCGACCGCGATGCACGTCGCCTCGCTCGAGGCCCTCGAGAAAGACGTCATCCCAGCCCTCGACACCCTCCGAGAGTCCCTCGAGCAGAAAGAAGAAGAGTTCGACGACGTCGTCAAAACCGGCCGCACGCACCTCCAGGACGCGACGCCCGTTACGCTCGGCCAGGAGTTCGGCGGCTACCGTACCCAGATTGCCAAAGGCCTCGACCGAGTCGACAAGGTACGGGATCATCTCGCCGAACTCGCGCTTGGCGGCACAGCCACGGGGACGGGACTGAACACCCACCCCGAGTTCCCCGGCCGCGCCGCCGAGTACATCACCAAAGAGACCGGCGTCCAGTTCCGCGAGGCCGACGACCACTTCGAGGCACAGGCCGCCCACGACGCCATGAGCGAAGCCCACGGTGCCCTGCGCGTGGTTGCGGGCTCGCTGAACAAGATCGCAAACGACCTCCGGCTGCTGGCCTCCGGCCCCCGTAACGGCCTGGGCGAACTCGAACAGCCCGAGAACCAGCCCGGCTCCTCGATCATGCCCGGCAAGATCAACCCGGTCGTCGCCGAGGCGGTCAACCAGGTCCACAAGCAGATCGTCGGCAACGACGCCGCCGTCTCCGCCGGCGCTGCCGAGGGCCAGATCGACCTCAACCTCTACAAGCCCGTCCTCGCGCACAACTTCCTCGAGTCCGCGGAACTGCTCGCCAACTCGAGTCAGGTCTTTGCCGAACGGTTCGTCGACCCGCTCGAAGCAAATCGTGAACACTGCGAAACGCAGGTCGAACAGTCGATGGCACTCGCCACCTCGCTGAACGTCCACATCGGCTACGACAAAGCCAGCGAGGTCGCCAAAACCGCACTCAAAGAGGACAAGACCGTTCGAGAGGTCGTCCTCGAGAAGGGCTATCTCGACGAGGCGGAAGCCGACGAGGTGCTCGACCCCGAGAAGATGACCGATCGCGGTATCCTCGGTCAGGACGAGTAA
- a CDS encoding HVO_2901 family zinc finger protein, whose translation MHTCRNCNQSFQTELALELHRDTCKKGQLFCQVCGDRFRETAATQDGWHYECPNEDCDGEGLQDALYRVEDVRTTTH comes from the coding sequence ATGCACACCTGTCGTAACTGTAATCAGTCCTTCCAGACCGAACTCGCCCTCGAGTTACATCGGGACACCTGCAAGAAGGGACAACTCTTCTGTCAGGTCTGTGGCGACCGGTTCCGGGAGACAGCGGCAACCCAGGATGGCTGGCACTACGAGTGCCCGAACGAAGACTGCGACGGCGAAGGCCTCCAAGACGCCCTGTATCGGGTCGAAGACGTACGGACTACGACACACTGA
- a CDS encoding aldehyde ferredoxin oxidoreductase family protein, producing the protein MAYWHQLLEVDLTAGDHSTAELSEEFVRTYLGGAGFTTRLLYDRVGLDVDPLDPENVLAVAPGVLVGPSVPTGSKTTFGFKSPLTGGYGKSLVGAKMGDQLKRAGYDALTITGACDEPSVLVIEDDDVRLEPADDLWGLDTRETHDRLEERYGSAFRSAIIGPAGEHESRISMIECEDRQAGRGGPGAVMGSKNLKAIAVKGSTDVPVARPDELEALNQKWRLETTGRGEIDISGTGDASVDVQYGTGEALDAKNTALGIFPTRNWQSGYFERAYERLEDPSEDRISLDPRSWTEEYVDTKRPCPYCTKPCSQYFEAEDTQYGDIAVDGPEYETQYALGGNVEVDNIEAVSKANEICDRLGLDTIDAGNAIAWAMEAEERGLLENVDTDVDLEFGDADALLETLRKMARAEGALGELLMDGHVRAARRAGGGEEFAVHVKNQAPAGFEPRGIKGMALAFGVSPRGADHLTSCLYALEMNGDFWEFENYDRTRMDGKSLALKSMEDLMAVYDITGVCKFTRGLTLEEGVRELVNAITGFDLSRSELLTTGERMYNLSKAFNVREGFDRDDDRLPARFTEEVPNGPNEGESIDEESYERELDRYYTARGWDADGVPLTETLGALDLHDVAEDVGVTNEIAVGQ; encoded by the coding sequence ATGGCCTACTGGCACCAGCTTCTCGAGGTTGACTTGACAGCCGGCGACCACAGCACGGCGGAACTCTCCGAGGAGTTCGTCCGCACGTATCTGGGTGGGGCAGGGTTTACGACGCGACTCCTGTACGACAGGGTCGGCCTCGATGTCGACCCGCTCGACCCGGAAAACGTCCTCGCGGTCGCTCCCGGCGTCCTCGTCGGCCCGTCGGTTCCGACGGGCTCGAAGACGACCTTCGGGTTCAAGTCGCCACTGACCGGCGGCTACGGCAAGTCGCTGGTCGGCGCGAAGATGGGCGATCAGCTCAAACGCGCAGGCTACGACGCCCTGACGATCACGGGTGCCTGTGACGAACCGTCCGTTCTCGTCATCGAAGACGACGACGTCCGTCTCGAGCCGGCAGACGACCTCTGGGGGCTCGACACCCGGGAGACTCACGACCGACTCGAGGAGCGCTACGGCTCCGCGTTCCGGTCGGCGATCATCGGCCCCGCCGGGGAACACGAGTCCCGTATCTCGATGATCGAGTGTGAGGATCGCCAGGCCGGCCGTGGCGGTCCTGGCGCGGTCATGGGGTCGAAGAATCTCAAGGCCATCGCGGTCAAAGGCTCCACGGACGTCCCGGTCGCCCGTCCCGACGAACTCGAGGCACTCAACCAGAAGTGGCGACTCGAGACGACCGGTCGCGGCGAGATCGACATCTCGGGTACCGGCGACGCGTCGGTCGACGTCCAGTACGGAACCGGCGAGGCTCTGGACGCGAAAAACACCGCGCTGGGGATCTTCCCGACACGTAACTGGCAATCCGGCTACTTCGAGCGGGCGTACGAACGGCTCGAGGACCCCTCGGAGGACCGCATCTCGCTCGATCCCCGGTCCTGGACCGAGGAGTACGTCGACACCAAACGCCCCTGTCCGTACTGTACCAAGCCGTGTAGCCAGTACTTCGAGGCCGAAGACACCCAGTACGGCGACATCGCGGTCGACGGCCCCGAGTACGAGACCCAGTATGCGCTCGGTGGCAACGTCGAAGTCGACAACATCGAGGCCGTCTCGAAGGCCAACGAGATCTGTGACCGGCTCGGACTCGATACGATCGACGCCGGGAACGCGATCGCGTGGGCGATGGAAGCAGAGGAACGCGGACTGCTCGAGAACGTCGACACCGACGTCGACCTCGAGTTTGGCGACGCCGACGCCCTCCTCGAGACGCTCCGGAAGATGGCCCGTGCAGAGGGCGCACTCGGGGAACTGCTGATGGACGGCCACGTCCGTGCGGCCCGACGCGCCGGCGGCGGCGAGGAGTTCGCCGTCCACGTCAAGAACCAGGCCCCGGCCGGGTTCGAACCCCGCGGGATCAAGGGGATGGCGCTTGCGTTCGGCGTCTCGCCCCGCGGAGCCGACCACCTCACGTCTTGTCTGTACGCCCTCGAGATGAACGGCGACTTCTGGGAGTTCGAGAACTACGACCGCACTCGCATGGACGGGAAATCCCTCGCGCTCAAGTCCATGGAGGACCTGATGGCGGTCTACGACATCACCGGGGTCTGTAAGTTCACTCGCGGGCTCACCCTCGAGGAAGGTGTCCGTGAGTTGGTCAACGCGATCACCGGCTTCGACCTCTCGCGGTCCGAGCTGCTGACAACGGGCGAGCGGATGTACAACCTCTCGAAAGCGTTCAACGTCCGTGAAGGGTTCGATAGGGACGACGACAGGCTTCCGGCTCGGTTTACGGAGGAGGTACCGAACGGGCCAAACGAGGGCGAATCGATCGACGAGGAGTCGTACGAACGAGAGCTGGATCGGTACTACACGGCTCGTGGCTGGGATGCCGACGGCGTGCCGCTGACCGAGACGCTCGGCGCGCTCGACCTTCACGACGTCGCCGAGGATGTCGGCGTCACGAACGAAATAGCGGTCGGCCAGTAG
- a CDS encoding DUF5805 domain-containing protein yields the protein MNDSTDTSRKTVKTYVPAYQKAEWQSHADDLDMSQSEFVRTMVQAGRAGFESGREEPDSPDPDPRGNALETRILKLLGTDTYDWDELLEAVSDDIESRLDETLEELQSRNEIRYSGRHGGYTTVGDTDGN from the coding sequence ATGAACGACTCTACAGACACCTCCAGGAAGACCGTCAAGACCTACGTCCCTGCCTACCAGAAAGCGGAGTGGCAGTCCCACGCCGACGACCTCGACATGAGTCAGAGCGAGTTCGTCCGGACGATGGTTCAGGCAGGGCGCGCAGGGTTCGAATCTGGTCGCGAGGAACCCGACTCTCCCGACCCAGACCCCAGGGGTAACGCCCTCGAAACACGCATCCTGAAATTACTCGGGACTGACACGTACGACTGGGACGAGTTGCTCGAGGCAGTCAGCGACGACATCGAGTCACGACTGGACGAGACGCTAGAGGAACTGCAGTCACGAAACGAGATCAGGTACAGTGGTCGTCACGGCGGCTACACCACAGTCGGTGATACCGATGGCAACTGA
- a CDS encoding tyrosine-type recombinase/integrase, with the protein MATDPRATEAPKDVSDPIEYFLDDQRYHGKSERTLEAYDRVLHEFKAFVRNRFDEVERLRDADRRECMAWVHSLRGEFEQSTIATYASYLNRFYDYMNRVGVFEENPMALVMEEMSESIDTDPTRRDVSVSEMQAFVDSITHPLERAIVVTLLKTGIRVGELCNLDLQDLHLETPEIDLEWEPRVHLDRRPGSIFVSADPTRGQSVNGEVRTASNKRKRDTVIPVDDELRWALVEWLALRPDAVSPARPLFLDTGESWGQRLEPSDVRYIVKNHARERGWYRTGGGTTENVTPHYFRHFFTTHLRDRTGDRGIVQYLRGDVASDVIDTYTHNWGDRVRDTYLECIYSVTE; encoded by the coding sequence ATGGCAACTGATCCACGCGCTACCGAAGCCCCCAAAGACGTGTCAGATCCAATCGAGTACTTCCTCGACGATCAGCGCTACCACGGCAAGAGCGAACGCACCCTCGAGGCGTACGACCGGGTGCTCCACGAATTCAAGGCGTTCGTCCGGAATCGCTTCGACGAGGTCGAACGCCTTCGTGACGCCGACCGCCGAGAGTGTATGGCCTGGGTTCACTCCCTGCGCGGAGAGTTCGAACAGAGCACGATCGCCACCTACGCCTCCTATCTCAACCGCTTTTACGACTACATGAACCGGGTCGGCGTCTTCGAAGAGAACCCGATGGCACTGGTGATGGAAGAGATGTCAGAATCAATCGACACCGATCCGACCCGACGGGATGTCTCCGTCTCCGAGATGCAAGCGTTCGTCGACTCGATCACACACCCCCTGGAGCGAGCGATCGTCGTCACGCTATTGAAGACGGGGATTCGCGTCGGCGAACTCTGTAATCTCGATCTGCAGGATCTGCACCTCGAGACGCCTGAAATCGACCTTGAGTGGGAGCCACGTGTCCACTTGGACCGTCGGCCGGGTTCGATCTTCGTCTCTGCCGACCCGACCCGAGGGCAAAGCGTCAACGGCGAGGTACGGACCGCCTCGAACAAGCGAAAGCGCGACACTGTGATTCCCGTCGACGACGAACTCCGATGGGCGCTGGTCGAGTGGCTCGCGCTCCGGCCGGACGCGGTCTCTCCGGCCCGACCCCTGTTTCTCGACACTGGCGAATCGTGGGGACAGCGCCTCGAGCCGTCGGACGTCCGCTACATCGTCAAGAACCACGCTCGAGAACGGGGCTGGTACCGGACCGGCGGCGGCACGACCGAGAACGTCACGCCCCACTACTTTCGGCACTTCTTCACGACCCATCTTCGAGATCGAACGGGAGATCGAGGTATCGTCCAGTATCTCCGCGGAGACGTCGCAAGCGACGTGATCGACACCTACACCCACAACTGGGGTGATCGGGTTCGTGATACCTACCTCGAGTGTATCTACTCGGTCACAGAGTAG
- a CDS encoding transposase, with product MSAIQPAQSPFDHDRFFTFTVNDETHNGSIHFLTHYAEKPDFVEVLRNSFFRNETYDDARADWHRNTTSFHAWVKAHMLRLAWDCQETLLHHFLKSFPTVCRDFGFPVENNRDTSGAPSQSRLWEMWNQEFTDVQREYVRTATEEALAFAREQGIPAPDPVFRPKERDITSKRSKQRLVAEKTKEVWQQAKPFVTDTFYLKRAENSVIHENAFWEQHAYMGMRENMYAQSGQHSFYIDSQRDRTPSASNHRYQIGKLTVEETRSMLHETTRMLISRARHNSELVGKLWAAIDITKGNPWTGKVERDEDNNISEDWILGYKDGEVYYQWATIQIIGYDIPLVLDAVPVKRGMERADIVDSLLENALDLVDDIELVMMDREFDSAGVKDACDKHGVYYLNGARKYQSERATCTRLCRSEKTVHIEEETVSDGPNRKRMYLPSSASNDFDMENEDGGHETEERTDIREKMRDDLSDLGINLNEDDAQQGFSSLTKEIREDEADEPTVGSKEDAQEYALFETNHPSVTLDDDDSETERIHMVERMVRRYRHRWGIENGYKQIKTFRVRTTSKRHTYRFFNFVFACVLYNVWRLVDLLVKLAIEGENSTYEPCVDANQFLTVAKKYYGLDPPD from the coding sequence GTGTCGGCAATTCAACCTGCCCAATCCCCGTTCGACCACGATAGGTTCTTCACATTTACCGTCAACGACGAGACCCACAATGGAAGCATCCACTTCCTTACCCACTACGCCGAGAAACCTGATTTTGTCGAAGTTCTACGAAATTCCTTCTTTCGAAACGAAACCTACGATGATGCCCGCGCTGACTGGCATCGGAACACCACGTCTTTTCATGCGTGGGTGAAAGCACACATGCTTCGGCTTGCGTGGGACTGTCAAGAGACACTTCTCCACCACTTCCTCAAGTCTTTTCCTACCGTTTGCCGCGACTTTGGCTTCCCCGTCGAAAATAACCGTGACACGAGTGGAGCGCCGAGCCAGTCACGGCTCTGGGAAATGTGGAACCAAGAATTCACTGACGTACAACGTGAATACGTGCGAACAGCCACGGAGGAAGCCCTCGCCTTTGCCCGCGAACAAGGTATTCCTGCTCCTGACCCCGTGTTTCGACCCAAGGAACGCGATATAACCTCAAAGCGGAGTAAACAACGTCTCGTCGCGGAGAAGACCAAGGAAGTCTGGCAACAGGCCAAACCGTTCGTCACGGATACGTTCTACCTGAAACGGGCCGAAAACAGCGTGATTCATGAGAACGCGTTCTGGGAACAACATGCGTACATGGGTATGCGCGAGAATATGTACGCCCAGAGTGGTCAGCACTCTTTCTACATCGACTCCCAGCGCGACCGCACGCCGAGCGCGTCGAACCACCGCTATCAGATAGGGAAACTCACTGTCGAGGAAACGCGCTCGATGCTCCATGAAACCACTCGGATGCTAATCTCCCGCGCCCGCCACAACTCCGAACTCGTCGGCAAACTCTGGGCTGCAATCGACATCACAAAGGGAAATCCGTGGACAGGCAAAGTCGAACGGGACGAGGACAACAATATCTCTGAGGATTGGATTCTCGGCTACAAAGACGGTGAAGTGTACTACCAGTGGGCAACTATCCAGATTATTGGGTACGACATTCCACTCGTTCTGGACGCGGTTCCAGTCAAACGCGGGATGGAGCGAGCCGACATCGTGGATAGTTTGCTGGAAAATGCGCTTGACCTCGTAGACGACATCGAACTTGTGATGATGGACAGAGAGTTCGATAGTGCGGGCGTGAAAGACGCGTGCGACAAGCACGGTGTCTACTATCTTAACGGCGCACGAAAGTACCAGTCAGAAAGAGCGACGTGTACACGGCTCTGCCGCTCTGAGAAGACAGTTCACATTGAAGAGGAAACAGTTTCAGATGGTCCGAATCGCAAGCGGATGTACCTCCCGTCAAGCGCGAGCAACGACTTCGATATGGAGAACGAAGATGGAGGTCATGAAACGGAGGAGAGGACAGACATCCGTGAGAAGATGCGTGACGACCTCAGCGACCTCGGTATTAATCTAAATGAAGATGATGCTCAGCAGGGTTTCAGTTCTCTCACGAAAGAGATTCGAGAAGATGAGGCAGATGAACCGACAGTAGGGAGTAAAGAGGATGCACAGGAGTACGCGCTGTTTGAAACGAACCACCCGAGCGTGACGCTGGATGATGACGACAGCGAGACTGAGCGTATCCACATGGTTGAGCGGATGGTTCGTCGCTATCGCCACCGCTGGGGCATCGAGAATGGCTACAAGCAAATCAAGACGTTTCGTGTCCGCACGACGAGTAAACGCCACACGTATCGGTTCTTCAATTTCGTGTTTGCGTGCGTGCTGTACAACGTCTGGCGGCTTGTGGATTTGCTTGTAAAACTCGCTATTGAGGGTGAAAATTCGACATACGAGCCGTGTGTAGACGCCAATCAGTTTCTCACCGTAGCGAAGAAATACTACGGTCTTGACCCGCCCGACTAA